The proteins below come from a single Chitinophaga pinensis DSM 2588 genomic window:
- a CDS encoding MATE family efflux transporter: MQHTQAGSRLGKAFRLFIMAVSGTEKEFTSGNINRAIFLLSVPMILEMVMESLFAVVDIFFVSKLGKHAITTVGLTESIMTLVYTAAFGLSMAATAVVARRTGEKDNDAAAHTAVQSLYVALVLAVIIAFIGIVFASEILALMGASDEVIYNGYIYTQIMLGGNLIVILIFLINGIFRGAGDAAVAMRSLWIANILNILLCPLLINGFGPVPALGLKGAALATTIGRGIGVCYQLYHLFGGKGLIKINSRHLLPDMSVIIRLLKIAAGGTAQLLINTASWIFLVRLIARFGEDAVAGYTIAVRIIIFTLLPASGMANAAAALVGQNLGAGQPDRAETSVWRAAFFNMLFLGFVSVFFLLAARPIVMLFTQDTGIIAYAAQCLQLVSVGYIFYAYGMVLSQSFNGAGDTRTPTLINLVGFWMLQVPMAWMMAVNYNMGPAGVFWAIAIAESCVAVAAIFIFRKGWWKRVKV; encoded by the coding sequence ATGCAACATACACAGGCAGGTTCCCGCCTGGGCAAGGCATTCCGGCTGTTTATAATGGCTGTGTCAGGTACGGAAAAAGAATTTACCAGTGGTAATATCAACCGTGCTATTTTTTTATTATCTGTTCCGATGATACTGGAAATGGTGATGGAGTCACTGTTTGCAGTTGTTGATATATTTTTTGTAAGTAAACTGGGTAAACATGCGATTACTACTGTTGGACTGACAGAGTCTATCATGACGCTGGTATACACTGCTGCATTCGGTTTAAGCATGGCGGCTACGGCTGTTGTGGCACGCCGCACAGGTGAAAAGGACAATGATGCAGCTGCACATACTGCTGTACAGTCATTGTACGTCGCGCTTGTACTGGCAGTTATTATCGCTTTCATCGGTATTGTATTTGCCAGTGAAATACTTGCTTTAATGGGTGCCTCTGATGAGGTGATCTATAACGGATATATTTACACGCAGATTATGCTAGGAGGTAACCTGATTGTTATCCTCATATTTCTGATCAATGGTATATTCAGAGGTGCTGGTGATGCAGCTGTCGCCATGCGTTCCTTATGGATTGCGAATATTCTGAATATCCTGCTGTGTCCTTTACTGATTAATGGATTCGGACCTGTTCCGGCCTTAGGCCTGAAAGGCGCTGCACTGGCCACTACGATTGGCAGAGGTATTGGTGTCTGTTATCAGTTATATCACCTGTTTGGAGGTAAAGGACTGATAAAAATAAACAGTCGTCACTTGCTGCCTGATATGAGCGTGATCATAAGATTACTTAAAATAGCAGCAGGTGGTACTGCGCAGTTGCTGATCAATACTGCCAGCTGGATATTCCTGGTCAGGTTAATTGCCCGGTTTGGAGAAGATGCCGTTGCCGGTTATACGATAGCAGTGCGTATTATTATTTTTACCCTGTTACCTGCTTCCGGTATGGCGAATGCGGCCGCGGCACTTGTGGGACAGAACCTTGGCGCCGGACAACCAGACAGAGCGGAAACCTCGGTGTGGAGAGCCGCATTTTTCAACATGCTTTTCCTGGGATTTGTATCGGTATTTTTCCTGCTGGCAGCAAGACCTATCGTTATGTTGTTTACACAGGATACGGGTATTATCGCTTATGCTGCCCAGTGTTTGCAGCTGGTCAGCGTGGGTTATATATTCTACGCCTATGGCATGGTGCTTTCGCAGTCCTTTAACGGCGCTGGTGATACGCGTACGCCTACGCTGATCAATCTTGTCGGTTTCTGGATGTTGCAGGTCCCGATGGCCTGGATGATGGCGGTGAATTATAATATGGGCCCTGCAGGCGTGTTCTGGGCGATTGCTATCGCCGAGTCCTGTGTAGCGGTTGCAGCAATATTTATATTCAGGAAAGGATGGTGGAAGCGGGTAAAAGTTTAG
- a CDS encoding OmpA family protein encodes MKKNVRYWLVIALLWTVSTARAQYVYDYKRTGDIYFEAKDYYSAAQYYNRALGTFKIKPEQILPYTVELRGKESGKLKDYETVIYKLAESYRHYYDYGNAEKYYEQAVGFNNNTLFPLARFWYGVCLRANGKYTTALEQFTKFKQEYNKTDDISARATLEIASCEFAVSEASRMPGYTISKLSGDVNAGGANYAPAVLAKNTLLYTSSRPDSSDLEKEKKSKKVNPYINNLFVATGEGSNFSNSRPVTIPEASGIDQGVATVSPDGNTIYLTRWTTKNGIKAAAIYSSKRKGNDWEDPKVLGVNVNVDGYSSMQPFVTSDGKYLLFASNRPGGMGKNDLWYCALENGVAGPAKNFGTNINTRDEEQAPFYDGEKKALIFSTDGRVGLGGLDFFISDGDFSSWGSPKNLGLPLNSPKDDVYFTAADSEHPMAGGYISSDRESVCCLEVFTIKKISKIISGLVLDCDGDLPLTGAKVTLLDTIVQRVIGQVTLDETGRYRFEAEPLKHYKIMAEKENYFSKAIYVNTDDLTKVDSMVNPTICLKRYEIGKPIILKDIYYDFDKATLRPQSLIVLDTVVSIMQDNPNIIIEMSAHTDSKGKDEYNMKLSQKRAQSCVDYLISKGISSERMIAKGYGETRPIAPNTLPNGKDNPEGRQLNRRTEFKVLRVTQLNQ; translated from the coding sequence GCAAGAGCGCAGTATGTATACGATTATAAGCGGACCGGTGATATTTATTTCGAAGCAAAGGATTATTACTCTGCAGCTCAATATTACAACAGGGCCCTGGGTACTTTTAAGATAAAACCCGAACAGATATTGCCTTACACCGTAGAATTGCGTGGTAAGGAGTCTGGTAAACTGAAGGACTACGAAACAGTCATCTACAAGCTGGCTGAATCATACAGGCATTATTACGACTACGGCAATGCTGAAAAATACTATGAGCAGGCGGTAGGTTTCAATAACAATACACTGTTTCCGCTTGCACGTTTCTGGTATGGCGTGTGTCTGCGGGCCAATGGTAAGTATACCACCGCCCTGGAACAGTTTACGAAGTTTAAACAGGAGTATAACAAAACAGATGATATCAGTGCAAGGGCAACACTGGAAATCGCCAGTTGTGAATTTGCGGTATCAGAAGCCAGCAGAATGCCTGGTTACACGATCAGTAAGTTATCCGGTGATGTGAATGCTGGTGGTGCGAACTACGCTCCTGCTGTATTGGCTAAGAATACATTGTTGTATACGTCTTCCCGTCCTGATAGCAGTGACCTGGAAAAAGAGAAGAAGTCAAAGAAGGTAAACCCGTATATCAATAACCTGTTTGTCGCAACCGGTGAAGGCAGTAACTTCAGTAACAGCCGTCCGGTAACCATTCCGGAAGCCAGCGGTATTGATCAGGGGGTGGCTACTGTCAGTCCGGATGGAAATACTATTTACCTGACCCGCTGGACGACAAAAAATGGCATTAAAGCTGCTGCTATCTATAGTAGTAAACGCAAAGGAAATGATTGGGAAGATCCTAAGGTGTTAGGTGTAAATGTAAATGTGGATGGATATAGTTCCATGCAGCCTTTCGTTACCAGTGACGGTAAGTATTTATTGTTTGCGTCTAACAGGCCGGGCGGTATGGGTAAAAATGATCTCTGGTATTGTGCACTGGAGAATGGCGTTGCCGGTCCGGCAAAGAATTTTGGTACCAATATCAATACCCGTGATGAGGAGCAGGCGCCTTTTTACGATGGAGAAAAGAAAGCGCTTATATTCAGTACGGACGGCAGAGTTGGCTTGGGTGGTTTGGATTTCTTTATCAGTGATGGCGATTTCAGCAGCTGGGGTTCTCCTAAGAACCTGGGTTTGCCGCTCAACTCCCCTAAGGATGACGTTTACTTTACAGCAGCTGACAGCGAGCATCCGATGGCGGGAGGTTATATCAGTTCTGACAGGGAATCTGTTTGTTGTCTGGAAGTATTCACGATTAAAAAGATCTCTAAAATCATCAGTGGTTTAGTATTGGATTGCGATGGAGATCTGCCGCTGACGGGTGCGAAAGTTACACTGCTGGACACAATTGTGCAGCGTGTAATTGGCCAGGTCACACTGGATGAAACAGGCCGCTACCGTTTTGAAGCAGAGCCGCTTAAACATTACAAGATCATGGCAGAGAAAGAGAATTATTTCTCAAAAGCGATCTATGTAAATACAGACGATCTGACAAAAGTTGACTCCATGGTGAACCCAACTATATGTCTGAAGCGTTATGAAATAGGAAAGCCTATCATCCTGAAAGATATCTACTATGATTTCGACAAAGCAACGCTTCGTCCGCAATCACTGATCGTACTGGATACGGTAGTATCTATCATGCAGGATAACCCGAATATCATCATTGAGATGAGTGCGCATACGGATAGCAAGGGTAAGGATGAATACAACATGAAACTGTCTCAGAAGAGAGCGCAGTCCTGTGTTGATTACCTTATCAGCAAAGGGATTTCGAGTGAGCGTATGATCGCGAAAGGGTACGGAGAAACACGGCCTATAGCGCCAAACACCCTGCCTAATGGCAAGGATAATCCGGAAGGCAGACAACTGAACAGAAGAACAGAATTTAAAGTGTTACGTGTAACGCAGTTAAATCAATAG